In Amphiprion ocellaris isolate individual 3 ecotype Okinawa chromosome 3, ASM2253959v1, whole genome shotgun sequence, one genomic interval encodes:
- the pgpep1l gene encoding pyroglutamyl-peptidase 1 isoform X2, protein MHESETVAVTGFGPFRQFLENPSWKAAQGLKSAGLGNRTDVYIKEFAVHLGVARGSSVVILEQTGKNSGYRDRDVCGFCPESHCCVEGGPEKLDSVINMRAVSRLFKQSGMDVIYSRDAGRYLCDFAYYLSLYHGQRKAVFIHVPSSGSLASADRLVPLLQTLIQTMLHQLEDPSETA, encoded by the exons ATGCATGAAAGCGAAACTGTCGCTGTTACAG GGTTTGGACCTTTCAGACAGTTCTTGGAGAACCCCAGCTGGAAAGCAGCCCAG GGACTGAAGTCAGCCGGACTGGGAAACAGGACTGACGTTTACATCAAGGAG TTTGCAGTCCATCTGGGTGTAGCCAGAGGTTCcagtgttgtcattttggaacaAACAGGGAAGAACAGCGGCTACAGAGACAGAGATGTGTGCGGCTTCTGTCCTGAAAGTCACTGCTGTGTTGAAGGCGGACCAGAGAAACTGGACTCGGTCATCAACATGAGAGCCGTCTCCAGGCTCTTCAAACAATCAGGGATGGATGTGATTTATTCCAGAGACGCTGGCAG GTACCTGTGTGATTTTGCGTATTACTTGTCCCTGTATCACGGTCAGAGGAAGGCAGTCTTCATCCATGTACCCTCATCTGGGAGCCTGGCCTCAGCTGACAGACTGGTACCTCTGCTGCAGACCCTCATTCAGACGATGCTCCACCAGCTGGAGGATCCTTCAGAAACAGCATGA
- the pgpep1l gene encoding pyroglutamyl-peptidase 1 isoform X1 yields the protein MHESETVAVTGFGPFRQFLENPSWKAAQGLKSAGLGNRTDVYIKEVPVSYVKTRQIIEKLWRTVNPKFAVHLGVARGSSVVILEQTGKNSGYRDRDVCGFCPESHCCVEGGPEKLDSVINMRAVSRLFKQSGMDVIYSRDAGRYLCDFAYYLSLYHGQRKAVFIHVPSSGSLASADRLVPLLQTLIQTMLHQLEDPSETA from the exons ATGCATGAAAGCGAAACTGTCGCTGTTACAG GGTTTGGACCTTTCAGACAGTTCTTGGAGAACCCCAGCTGGAAAGCAGCCCAG GGACTGAAGTCAGCCGGACTGGGAAACAGGACTGACGTTTACATCAAGGAGGTACCAGTGAGTTATGTTAAAACCAGGCAGATTATTGAGAAACTCTGGAGAACTGTTAACCCAAAg TTTGCAGTCCATCTGGGTGTAGCCAGAGGTTCcagtgttgtcattttggaacaAACAGGGAAGAACAGCGGCTACAGAGACAGAGATGTGTGCGGCTTCTGTCCTGAAAGTCACTGCTGTGTTGAAGGCGGACCAGAGAAACTGGACTCGGTCATCAACATGAGAGCCGTCTCCAGGCTCTTCAAACAATCAGGGATGGATGTGATTTATTCCAGAGACGCTGGCAG GTACCTGTGTGATTTTGCGTATTACTTGTCCCTGTATCACGGTCAGAGGAAGGCAGTCTTCATCCATGTACCCTCATCTGGGAGCCTGGCCTCAGCTGACAGACTGGTACCTCTGCTGCAGACCCTCATTCAGACGATGCTCCACCAGCTGGAGGATCCTTCAGAAACAGCATGA